Proteins encoded together in one Eublepharis macularius isolate TG4126 chromosome 2, MPM_Emac_v1.0, whole genome shotgun sequence window:
- the SLC43A1 gene encoding large neutral amino acids transporter small subunit 3 has protein sequence MAPTLQQAYHRRWWMACTAVVENLFFSAVLLGWGSLLIMLKHEGFYSYVCIGENGTNDSITTDSPHSHPSCVEQEEMLNLGFTIGSFLLSAATLPLGILMDQFGPRPLRLVGSASFAVSCALMALAAYNPPVLSPLIFLGLSLNGFGGICLTFTSLTLPNMFGNLRSTFMALMIGSYASSAVTFPGVKLIYDSGVSFIIIMLVWSGLACLIFLNCMINWPKEAFPAPEEANYTKKIKLSSLALDHKVTGDRFYMHVMVVGQRLSQKAPHLDESKEEHYPSIQDLHEGATESSQTAGSIPFRRSVCSPIFLWSLVTMGMTQLRIIFYMAAMNKMLEFQVTGGKEHVSAEMRNKAEQTVSFYSSIFGVMQLLCLLTCPFIGYVMDWRIKDCVDGPRNVDATEMTRNGLKGKPPKVRYRKIQKLTNAIRAFVITNLLLVGFGITCLINNLPLQYVTFIFHTMVRGFFHSACGGLYAAVYPSNHFGTLTGLQSMISAIFALLQQPLFMAMVGPLHGDPFWVNLALLIFSVVGFLLPCYLYYFRHKALQDEATKEGTPDQASGIPVKLQDGAATNGLLSSSSTTA, from the exons atggcGCCAACCTTGCAGCAGGCCTACCACCGGCGCTGGTGGATGGCTTGCACCGCAGTGGTGGAAAATCTCTTCTTCTCAGCTGTTCTGCTGGGCTGGGGCTCCCTGCTCATTATGCTCAAACATGAGGGGTTCTACTCCTATGTGTGCATAG GTGAGAATGGCACCAATGACTCCATCACGACTGACTCGCCTCACTCTCACCCCAGCTGTGTGGAACAGGAGGAAATGCTCAACCTGGGTTTCACCATTGGATCCTTTTTACTGAGTGCTGCCACCTTGCCTCTTGGGATACTGATGGACCAATTTGGCCCCAGGCCACTCCGCCTGGTAGGCAG TGCCAGTTTTGCTGTTTCCTGTGCTCTCATGGCTCTGGCTGCTTACAACCCACCAG TTCTTTCCCCACTGATTTTTCTTGGCCTTTCCCTGAATGGTTTTGGTGGGATCTGCCTGACCTTCACCTCCCTAACT CTGCCCAACATGTTTGGGAATCTGCGTTCGACCTTCATGGCACTCATGATTGGATCATATGCTTCATCTGCTGTTACCTTTCCTGGTGTCAAG CTTATCTATGACAGTGGAGTTTCCTTCATCATCATCATGCTTGTCTGGTCGGGTCTGGCTTGCCTCATCTTCCTCAACTGCATGATCAACTGGCCCAAGGAGGCCTTCccagctcctgaagaagcaaacTACAC GAAGAAGATCAAACTGAGCAGTCTAGCCCTTGACCACAAAGTAACAGGTGACCGATTCTACATGCACGTGATGGTTGTGGGGCAACGGTTGAGCCAGAAAGCTCCACATCTGGATGAGAGCAAGGAGGAGCACTACCCGTCCATTCAGGATCTCCATGAAGGGGCCACAGAGTCTTCCCAGA CTGCAGGATCCATCCCTTTCCGCCGTAGTGTCTGCTCTCCCATCTTTCTGTGGAGTCTGGTTACAATGGGCATGACGCAGCTGCGCATCATTTTCTACATGGCGGCCATGAACAAGATGCTGGAGTTCCAGGTGACGGGTGGCAAGGAACATG TATCAGCAGAGATGAGGAACAAAGCTGAGCAAACAG TCAGCTTCTACTCGTCCATATTTGGGGTTATGCAGCTACTGTGTCTTCTCACCTGCCCTTTCATTGGTTATGTGATGGACTGGCGCATAAAGGACTGCGTGGATGGGCCAAGAAATGTGGATGCCACTGAAATGACTAG aaACGGGTTGAAAGGAAAACCACCTAAAGTGCGTTACCGTAAGATCCAGAAGCTGACCAATGCTATCCGGGCCTTTGTCATCACCAATCTGCTGCTAGTGGGGTTTGGTATCACTTGCCTAATCAACAACCTCCCTTTGCAG TATGTGACCTTCATCTTTCACACCATGGTGCGTGGCTTTTTCCATTCTGCCTGTGGAGGCCTTTATGCTGCTGT GTATCCATCCAACCATTTTGGGACATTGACCGGTTTACAGTCGATGATCAGTGCcatatttgctcttctccaacaGCCACTCTTCATGGCAATGGTGGGACCGCTACATGGTGACCCCTTTTGG GTAAACCTTGCCCTTCTTATCTTCTCTGTTGTGGGTTTCCTGCTCCCCTGCTACCTCTACTACTTCCGCCACAAGGCTCTCCAGGATGAAGCTACGAAAGAAGGGACTCCAGATCAGGCATCTGGTATACCAGTGAAACTCCAGGATGGTGCAGCTACCAATGGCTTGTTAAGCAGCAGTTCCACCACTGCATAA